The following proteins come from a genomic window of Oscillatoria sp. FACHB-1407:
- a CDS encoding glycosyltransferase has protein sequence MTSYIAPSKVALSPSDLVNTPLSNTSIKTVQDHRVLPPIYFYIPQDQLPFTEVPDDIDANWQMFAPGVFAWTLQTYIRLKQDGFPCEFTGSLPDEGIIVMHRDSVPQKWKPSHKQLFVCIQADRTQHPWAHFHVVHNPQGVLPDGKFEIRNSYYIPHWAPQPGLIPRDPARGDRFENIAFFGHERNLAPELKHPAWEAALTEMGLTWHVIDRDHWNDYSQVDAVVAVRSFNQQDFTIKPALKLYNAWHAGVPAILGCESAFRAERISPIDYLEATSAEETLSLLRILVENPDLRQAMVQNGKVRSRETNPTIHLKMWRDLILGTAVPAYENWRRASSWQRNKFYTRHSVKQNVERIKRRSAELYGLFRPPVPEATPMQSPAYLNSVPTNA, from the coding sequence ATGACTTCCTACATCGCCCCCTCTAAGGTTGCTTTGTCTCCGTCTGATCTCGTTAACACCCCTCTTTCCAACACCTCTATCAAAACGGTTCAAGATCATCGCGTCTTGCCACCCATCTATTTTTACATTCCCCAAGACCAACTACCGTTCACAGAAGTTCCCGACGATATCGACGCCAATTGGCAGATGTTTGCTCCAGGGGTTTTTGCGTGGACGCTACAAACCTACATTCGGCTGAAGCAAGATGGCTTTCCCTGTGAGTTTACAGGCTCTCTGCCCGATGAAGGCATCATTGTTATGCATCGGGATTCCGTTCCTCAAAAGTGGAAGCCAAGCCACAAACAGCTATTTGTCTGCATTCAAGCCGATCGCACTCAACACCCCTGGGCTCACTTCCATGTGGTTCACAATCCCCAAGGTGTACTGCCCGACGGTAAGTTTGAGATCCGTAACAGCTACTACATCCCCCACTGGGCACCCCAACCCGGACTGATTCCGCGTGACCCTGCACGGGGCGATCGCTTTGAAAACATTGCCTTCTTTGGGCACGAGCGCAACCTTGCCCCTGAGCTAAAACACCCCGCCTGGGAAGCAGCATTAACAGAGATGGGTCTGACCTGGCATGTTATCGATCGAGACCACTGGAATGATTACAGCCAGGTTGATGCCGTGGTTGCTGTTCGCAGCTTTAACCAGCAAGATTTCACTATCAAGCCTGCTCTCAAGCTCTACAACGCCTGGCACGCAGGAGTTCCCGCTATTTTGGGATGCGAGTCTGCGTTTCGGGCAGAGCGGATTAGCCCCATAGACTATCTCGAAGCCACCTCCGCCGAAGAAACCCTGAGCCTGCTACGGATACTGGTTGAAAACCCAGATCTCAGACAAGCTATGGTGCAAAACGGCAAAGTGCGCTCCAGGGAAACCAATCCCACAATTCACCTGAAGATGTGGCGCGACTTGATTTTGGGCACTGCCGTACCCGCTTATGAAAATTGGCGTCGGGCATCCTCGTGGCAACGCAACAAGTTCTACACACGTCACAGTGTCAAGCAAAACGTAGAGCGGATTAAGCGGCGCAGCGCAGAGTTGTACGGGTTATTCAGACCACCTGTGCCAGAGGCAACTCCAATGCAATCTCCTGCATACCTTAATTCCGTGCCTACCAACGCTTAA
- a CDS encoding glycosyltransferase family A protein — translation MKGKPVLSIVTPTRGNFSDFWINELLRIQGNVEFVLVYPPGVSPRPIQDSRVKSLVSPYRGEMMQRFVALLNATGDYVLALDDDDLAHPDIVELVIKYFERFPDSWVLRLKKAVIDFRDIDAIKKEWTGIPDIDQLDVCKKTAADPNPYRNGNYEGLLEVPIAPLELRFDVRWLFFPFFERKDNYGYHFENFNNIVWNNQLVQKTLPVLAQTTQMLGAITWIPSSGFDRLSGLFVQAVSYQRDLIIGHWLPGDEQIRYVDKPAAMKPPRFHVISDFLLVKRFPQYGYFWNLFFSKLYGVPRAIAKLIRLKLTKNQPPINALVTEEQGETVKAKG, via the coding sequence ATGAAGGGAAAGCCAGTTCTATCAATTGTGACCCCTACAAGAGGGAATTTTTCTGACTTTTGGATTAATGAACTGTTAAGAATTCAAGGTAATGTTGAGTTTGTTTTAGTCTATCCTCCGGGAGTTTCTCCACGTCCCATTCAAGATAGCAGAGTCAAAAGTTTAGTGAGTCCCTATCGCGGAGAGATGATGCAACGATTCGTAGCATTACTAAATGCGACAGGTGATTATGTTTTAGCGTTAGATGATGATGATTTAGCTCATCCTGATATTGTTGAATTGGTCATCAAATACTTTGAACGCTTTCCAGATAGCTGGGTTTTACGGCTTAAGAAAGCGGTCATTGATTTTCGTGATATTGATGCCATTAAAAAAGAATGGACAGGCATTCCCGATATTGACCAATTGGACGTTTGCAAAAAAACGGCTGCTGATCCAAACCCCTATCGAAATGGAAACTATGAGGGGTTACTCGAAGTTCCGATCGCCCCATTAGAGTTAAGATTTGATGTTCGTTGGTTATTCTTTCCCTTCTTTGAACGCAAAGATAACTACGGCTATCACTTTGAAAATTTCAACAATATTGTCTGGAATAATCAACTCGTTCAAAAAACGCTTCCTGTTCTCGCTCAAACCACACAAATGTTAGGAGCGATTACCTGGATTCCCAGTTCAGGATTTGATCGGTTATCTGGATTATTTGTGCAAGCGGTTTCTTATCAACGCGATCTCATTATTGGTCACTGGTTACCGGGTGATGAACAGATTCGTTACGTTGATAAACCTGCTGCCATGAAGCCTCCTCGCTTTCATGTGATCTCTGACTTCTTATTAGTCAAGCGGTTTCCACAATACGGCTATTTCTGGAATTTATTCTTCAGTAAATTGTATGGAGTACCACGGGCGATCGCCAAACTAATTCGACTCAAGCTAACCAAAAATCAACCCCCCATTAACGCCTTAGTCACCGAAGAACAAGGAGAAACAGTCAAGGCGAAAGGATAG
- a CDS encoding glycosyltransferase family 4 protein — MNILMLSSTFPYPPSRGGTEIRTFNLLKYLHQSHPVTVITQRHEDVSDADIEALQQYTSELVIFPLVTAPEQGGKLQRISGKVSRFLESWIKGTPPNVLHRYSPALQTWVDDRLRAGKFDVVTCEHSVNEIYIRPEFRRTVRTVVDVHSSVYAWTRNHLEMDASDHPFRDRLYLSLLKRYERRYCQKFTDIVVTTDDDRQELLRFNPNSQFAVIPNGVDLELFPLRSHDPGGHRLVFVGAMDASHNIDAARFFTLEVMPRLRQRYPDATFSIVGARPTPEIQAFGNQPGIIVTGKVASMVEQLHQATVCVVPLRTGFGIKNKTLEAMAAGVPVVGSDRGLEGLAVDGENTPLRALRANRVEEYIEAISRLFTDSELRSQLSREGRSLIESTYTWEAAGHAYEKVLTQAK; from the coding sequence ATGAATATTCTCATGCTCTCTTCTACCTTCCCCTATCCCCCCAGTCGGGGAGGTACGGAGATTAGAACATTCAATCTACTCAAGTATCTGCACCAATCTCACCCTGTAACTGTAATTACACAACGACATGAGGATGTTTCGGATGCAGATATCGAGGCTCTGCAACAATACACCAGCGAACTGGTAATCTTTCCGTTGGTGACGGCTCCTGAGCAGGGTGGGAAGTTGCAACGGATTAGCGGTAAGGTGAGCCGATTTCTAGAATCCTGGATTAAAGGTACCCCGCCGAACGTGTTACATCGCTATTCACCCGCGCTGCAAACCTGGGTTGACGATCGCCTCCGGGCTGGCAAATTTGATGTGGTGACCTGTGAGCACAGCGTCAATGAGATTTATATCCGTCCTGAGTTTCGGCGTACGGTTAGAACCGTGGTGGATGTGCACAGTTCCGTCTATGCCTGGACTCGCAATCACCTGGAGATGGATGCATCGGATCACCCATTTCGCGATCGCCTCTATCTGTCCCTGTTAAAACGGTATGAACGTCGCTACTGCCAAAAATTCACCGACATCGTTGTAACGACGGACGACGATCGCCAGGAGCTACTCCGCTTCAACCCTAACAGCCAATTTGCCGTCATTCCTAATGGAGTTGACCTGGAGTTATTTCCCTTACGCTCTCACGATCCGGGCGGTCATCGTCTGGTCTTTGTCGGGGCTATGGATGCCTCCCATAATATTGATGCGGCTCGCTTCTTTACATTGGAGGTGATGCCCCGATTGCGACAACGCTATCCCGACGCGACCTTTAGCATTGTCGGGGCACGTCCCACACCAGAAATTCAAGCGTTTGGCAATCAACCAGGCATCATCGTCACTGGCAAGGTCGCCTCCATGGTGGAGCAGCTACATCAGGCAACGGTGTGTGTGGTGCCGCTGAGGACTGGCTTTGGCATCAAAAACAAAACTCTGGAGGCGATGGCGGCAGGTGTCCCTGTCGTAGGCAGCGATCGCGGGCTAGAAGGGTTGGCAGTGGATGGTGAAAATACTCCTCTGAGAGCATTACGAGCAAATCGCGTGGAAGAGTATATTGAGGCAATCAGCCGCTTGTTTACGGATTCTGAGTTGCGATCGCAGTTATCTAGAGAAGGGCGATCGCTAATTGAGAGCACCTACACCTGGGAAGCCGCTGGACACGCCTACGAGAAGGTATTGACTCAAGCCAAGTGA
- a CDS encoding intradiol ring-cleavage dioxygenase — protein MSKPNIKRSRVARAFNRREVLSFLGATTSVWLAGCFRSPSSADQVSAQTSVPATPSSTQTVTTASICVVRPQQTEGPFFVDDNLNRSDIRSDPSSGVIKAGAPLQLVFQVSQVSNGACTPLRDAIVDVWHCDAEGVYSDVGNAVGQKFLRGSQVTTADGTAQFVTIYPGWYPGRAVHIHFKIRGTSPSSNYEFTSQLYFDDALTDQILARSPYAVRGAGNVRNDQDGLFRRGGEQLIVPVVQEGDRYVGRFNIGLEL, from the coding sequence ATGAGCAAGCCTAATATCAAACGGTCAAGAGTTGCCCGTGCATTCAATCGGCGCGAAGTACTCAGTTTTCTAGGAGCAACGACATCTGTTTGGCTGGCGGGATGTTTTCGCAGTCCATCTAGTGCAGATCAAGTATCGGCTCAAACCTCTGTCCCAGCGACTCCTTCTTCAACCCAGACAGTGACCACAGCTTCCATTTGTGTGGTTAGACCCCAACAAACGGAAGGTCCCTTTTTTGTTGACGATAATCTAAACCGCTCTGATATTCGATCTGATCCGTCCAGTGGAGTGATCAAAGCTGGTGCCCCGCTTCAGCTTGTGTTTCAGGTTAGCCAGGTCAGTAATGGAGCCTGTACCCCACTCAGAGATGCCATTGTGGATGTGTGGCACTGCGATGCCGAAGGGGTTTATTCCGATGTGGGCAATGCTGTCGGACAAAAATTCTTACGGGGTTCCCAGGTCACAACTGCGGATGGAACCGCCCAATTTGTCACAATTTATCCTGGCTGGTATCCCGGCAGAGCGGTTCACATCCATTTCAAAATTCGGGGTACTTCTCCCTCGTCGAACTACGAATTTACCTCACAACTGTATTTTGATGATGCGTTGACCGACCAGATTCTCGCTCGATCGCCCTATGCTGTCAGAGGAGCAGGAAACGTCCGAAACGATCAAGATGGTCTTTTTCGTCGGGGTGGCGAGCAGTTAATTGTACCCGTTGTGCAGGAGGGCGATCGCTACGTTGGTCGATTCAACATTGGTCTTGAACTGTAA
- the thrC gene encoding threonine synthase codes for MMSPQARPWQGLIEAYRPYLPVTEQTPVVTLYEGNTPLIPVPAIAAQIGKDVKVFAKFDGLNPTGSFKDRGMTMAISKAKEAGAEAVICASTGNTSAAAAAYARRGGMRAFVLIPDGYVAVGKLAQALLYGAEVLAIKGNFDRALAIVREMADHYPITLVNSVNPYRLEGQKTAAFEIVDALGTAPDWLCIPVGNAGNITAYWMGFCQYHQEGMSNRLPRMMGFQAAGASPLVTGHPVEYPETVATAIRIGNPASWQQAIAARDASQGQFNAVTDDEILAAYRLLASQEGIFCEPASAASVAGLLKVKDQVPVGATIVCVLTGNGLKDPDTAIKHCENQFKPGIEPDLASVAQVMGF; via the coding sequence ATGATGTCGCCTCAAGCTCGCCCCTGGCAGGGCTTGATTGAGGCATATCGTCCTTATTTACCTGTAACTGAGCAAACCCCTGTTGTAACGCTTTATGAAGGCAACACCCCATTAATCCCGGTGCCAGCGATCGCCGCTCAAATTGGCAAGGATGTGAAGGTGTTTGCCAAATTTGACGGACTCAACCCCACGGGCAGCTTTAAAGACCGGGGCATGACGATGGCAATCTCGAAGGCAAAAGAAGCTGGAGCAGAAGCAGTCATTTGTGCTAGCACAGGCAATACCTCTGCTGCTGCCGCCGCCTATGCTCGTCGGGGTGGGATGCGGGCATTTGTACTGATCCCCGATGGCTACGTCGCTGTGGGTAAGCTCGCGCAGGCGTTGTTGTACGGTGCAGAAGTGTTAGCCATTAAGGGCAACTTCGATCGCGCTCTAGCGATTGTCCGGGAGATGGCAGACCACTATCCCATCACACTGGTCAATTCCGTCAATCCCTATCGGTTGGAAGGGCAAAAAACCGCTGCCTTTGAAATTGTGGATGCATTAGGTACAGCACCCGATTGGCTTTGCATTCCGGTGGGCAATGCGGGTAACATCACCGCCTATTGGATGGGGTTCTGCCAATATCACCAGGAAGGAATGAGCAATCGCCTCCCCCGCATGATGGGGTTCCAGGCGGCAGGAGCGTCGCCTCTGGTCACAGGGCACCCCGTTGAGTACCCTGAAACCGTTGCCACGGCTATTCGCATTGGCAACCCTGCCAGTTGGCAACAGGCGATCGCCGCCAGAGATGCCAGTCAGGGGCAGTTTAACGCCGTTACAGATGACGAAATTTTGGCAGCTTATCGCCTTCTAGCATCACAGGAAGGTATCTTTTGCGAACCTGCCAGTGCCGCTTCTGTCGCTGGTCTGTTGAAGGTGAAGGATCAGGTTCCCGTGGGTGCAACCATTGTTTGCGTCCTCACCGGGAACGGCTTAAAAGACCCCGATACAGCTATCAAACACTGTGAGAACCAGTTCAAACCAGGGATTGAACCTGATTTAGCGTCGGTAGCTCAAGTGATGGGTTTTTAG
- a CDS encoding site-2 protease family protein has translation MIFWLLLLGIFTYLIVQRSVANITRTPVWILWLVMMTPAFVWTGWILLNGESAPIPPVLVLVPFILCPVLYWLLIQWGRPAKPASAEAQPATAEAAITPSVEKRPTLRPIDKQEESMLQNCFPWSVYYLQNIEYRPQALICRGQLRTSPEVAYETIRENVEGHFGNRFLVVFQEGLNGKPFFALVPNPQLQTVNNQSGSETVSRPGLAIGLLIVTILTSTLAGALFSGVPDDGSARLTLPLFLTGLPYAIALMAVLGTHELAHYLAARFYKIRATLPYFIPVPPTNFFPFGTFGAFIQMRSPVPNRKALFDIGIAGPLAGFFIAVPVLLWGLAHSTTVPLSDESGIFNFDSLRPSLLLPALLSKLALGNALTATDAIQLHPVAIAGYLGLIVTAINLTPVGQLDGGHIVHAMFGQRVGAAIGQVARLLVLALSLVQQEFLLWAILLFFIPVVDEPALNDVSELDNKRDLWGLFALSLLVMIILPAPQVVTRILF, from the coding sequence ATGATTTTCTGGTTGCTCTTATTGGGAATATTCACATATCTGATCGTGCAGCGGAGTGTGGCCAACATCACTCGGACTCCTGTTTGGATCTTGTGGCTTGTCATGATGACTCCCGCATTCGTATGGACGGGGTGGATCTTATTAAATGGTGAGAGTGCTCCGATTCCTCCAGTGCTGGTCTTGGTTCCCTTTATCCTTTGTCCCGTACTGTATTGGTTATTGATTCAATGGGGGCGACCTGCCAAGCCTGCCTCTGCCGAAGCTCAACCCGCTACCGCAGAAGCGGCTATAACTCCCAGTGTTGAAAAGCGACCAACACTGCGACCCATTGACAAGCAAGAAGAGTCAATGTTGCAGAATTGCTTTCCCTGGTCGGTTTATTATCTGCAAAACATTGAATATCGTCCTCAAGCTTTGATTTGCCGAGGGCAGTTGAGAACCTCTCCAGAAGTTGCCTATGAAACCATTCGGGAAAATGTTGAAGGACATTTTGGCAATCGGTTTTTGGTGGTCTTTCAGGAAGGGTTAAATGGCAAGCCATTCTTTGCACTGGTGCCCAATCCTCAACTGCAAACGGTTAACAATCAATCCGGATCAGAGACGGTTAGTCGTCCTGGATTGGCGATCGGGCTATTGATTGTGACGATTTTGACCAGTACTCTAGCTGGCGCGTTGTTCTCTGGTGTTCCCGATGATGGCAGTGCTCGGCTGACGTTGCCGTTGTTTTTGACAGGGTTACCCTATGCGATCGCCCTGATGGCAGTTCTGGGAACCCATGAGTTAGCTCACTATCTGGCGGCTCGGTTCTATAAAATTCGGGCAACGTTGCCCTATTTTATTCCTGTGCCTCCGACTAACTTTTTCCCGTTTGGAACGTTTGGTGCATTTATCCAGATGCGATCGCCCGTCCCTAATCGCAAAGCCTTGTTTGACATTGGCATTGCTGGTCCACTGGCAGGTTTTTTCATCGCTGTTCCCGTGTTGTTGTGGGGGTTAGCCCATTCCACAACCGTTCCCTTGAGTGACGAGTCTGGTATTTTTAACTTTGACTCGCTTAGACCCAGTTTGCTGTTACCCGCGTTGCTAAGCAAGTTGGCTTTGGGCAATGCGTTGACCGCAACAGATGCAATCCAATTGCACCCGGTGGCGATCGCTGGCTATCTAGGATTGATTGTGACCGCTATCAACTTAACCCCCGTGGGGCAACTCGATGGTGGGCATATTGTTCATGCTATGTTTGGGCAACGAGTTGGTGCAGCTATCGGTCAGGTTGCTCGGCTACTAGTTCTGGCATTGTCTCTTGTACAACAAGAGTTTTTGCTCTGGGCAATTTTACTGTTCTTTATTCCGGTCGTAGACGAGCCTGCCCTGAATGATGTGAGTGAGCTAGATAACAAGCGAGATTTGTGGGGACTGTTTGCCCTCAGCTTGCTGGTCATGATTATTTTGCCAGCCCCTCAAGTCGTAACTCGCATTTTGTTCTAG
- a CDS encoding ShlB/FhaC/HecB family hemolysin secretion/activation protein, with the protein MRWQLQLLVVWCGVSIPSGLIGVAPSYAASPDAIDSPDEIRPISLAVAQVAVDPSSEGFQGDVLSSSVAVPESTVQFSPSASTLHAQTPSAPPSADPNDDRFLQPTPLPQPVAPSEQVPVVPTPTPAPTPPTAPTPPADAATVSVQRIEVTGSTIFDEDDFDPITAPYEGRSVTVGELRSVADQITQLYLDGGYITSRAVLVSDQDVTQGIIEIRVIEGSLESIEIEGNDRVNDGYIRSRVRLGGRTPLNQGRLEDQLRLLRLDPLFDNVEASLRAGSGLGQSILTVRVTESLPFTGNLSIDNYSPPSVGSERFGVAASLLSPTGLGDAVSASYTQSTTGGSNLFDFSYQVPLNPMNGTLQLRVAPSDYQITDPQFRQINIEGSADLYELSFRQPLIRTPREEFALSLGFTHRDGETLISDILADASTTSVIKFGQDYVRRDIEGAWALRSQFNFGTGLLDATDNPDPQPDGQFFSWLGQAQRVQILNQDHLLIVQADLQLTPDPLLASQQFVIGGGQSLRGFRQNVRTGDNGFRLSVEDRIAIQRNESGAPTLQLAPFADLGTVWNADDNPGDLPDQTFLAGVGLGVLWEPLPGLNIRLDYAVPLVDLEDRGNNAQDEAFYFSVNFQPR; encoded by the coding sequence ATGCGCTGGCAGTTGCAGCTATTAGTTGTTTGGTGTGGGGTTTCGATTCCGAGTGGGTTGATTGGCGTTGCTCCGAGCTACGCTGCTTCTCCTGATGCAATCGACTCACCAGATGAGATTCGACCCATATCCCTCGCAGTGGCGCAGGTTGCGGTCGATCCTTCCAGTGAGGGTTTCCAGGGTGACGTTTTGAGCAGTAGCGTTGCCGTGCCAGAGAGTACAGTGCAGTTTTCACCCTCTGCCTCAACCTTACACGCTCAAACTCCGTCGGCTCCGCCATCGGCAGACCCAAACGACGATCGCTTTCTGCAACCGACGCCACTTCCACAGCCTGTCGCCCCCAGTGAACAGGTGCCTGTGGTGCCAACCCCAACACCCGCTCCGACGCCTCCAACGGCTCCCACTCCTCCAGCAGATGCTGCAACTGTATCGGTGCAACGGATTGAGGTGACTGGTAGCACGATTTTTGATGAAGACGATTTTGACCCGATCACTGCGCCCTATGAGGGGCGATCGGTGACTGTTGGGGAATTGCGAAGCGTTGCAGATCAAATCACTCAACTCTATTTAGATGGGGGATACATTACCTCCAGAGCGGTGCTGGTGAGTGACCAGGATGTGACCCAGGGGATCATTGAGATCCGAGTGATTGAGGGAAGCCTGGAGAGCATCGAGATTGAAGGAAACGATCGCGTCAATGATGGCTACATTCGCAGTCGAGTCCGTCTGGGCGGCAGAACCCCACTCAACCAGGGGCGGCTAGAAGACCAGTTGCGTCTACTGCGGCTCGACCCCCTATTTGACAATGTGGAGGCAAGCCTGAGAGCGGGCAGCGGGTTAGGGCAAAGCATCCTCACGGTGAGGGTGACGGAGTCGCTCCCCTTTACCGGGAATCTCAGTATCGATAACTATTCACCTCCCAGTGTTGGGTCAGAACGGTTTGGGGTCGCAGCAAGCCTGCTCAGTCCCACTGGGCTTGGTGATGCAGTGTCTGCCTCTTACACTCAATCCACGACAGGTGGCTCTAATCTATTTGATTTCAGCTATCAGGTGCCCCTCAACCCCATGAATGGAACCCTGCAACTACGGGTCGCTCCCAGCGATTATCAAATCACTGACCCTCAATTTAGGCAGATTAATATTGAGGGCAGTGCTGACCTGTATGAACTGAGTTTTCGGCAACCTCTGATCCGCACTCCGCGCGAAGAATTTGCGCTCTCGTTAGGGTTTACTCACCGCGATGGAGAAACCCTCATTAGTGACATCCTCGCTGATGCAAGTACGACAAGTGTGATCAAGTTTGGGCAGGATTATGTGCGACGCGATATTGAGGGAGCCTGGGCGTTGCGATCGCAATTCAACTTTGGTACAGGCTTGTTAGATGCCACCGATAACCCTGATCCCCAACCGGATGGGCAGTTCTTTAGTTGGCTGGGTCAGGCGCAGCGAGTCCAGATTCTCAATCAAGATCACCTGCTGATTGTGCAGGCTGACTTGCAACTCACCCCCGATCCCCTACTGGCATCTCAACAATTTGTGATTGGGGGTGGGCAGTCGTTGCGGGGCTTCCGTCAAAACGTTCGTACAGGTGATAACGGGTTTCGACTGTCTGTTGAAGATCGCATTGCCATTCAACGGAATGAATCTGGGGCACCAACCCTACAACTGGCTCCTTTTGCCGATTTGGGTACGGTCTGGAATGCAGACGACAACCCCGGTGACCTGCCGGATCAGACCTTTCTGGCAGGGGTGGGATTAGGAGTATTGTGGGAGCCTCTCCCCGGACTCAACATTCGTCTGGATTATGCTGTGCCACTGGTCGATCTAGAGGATCGAGGCAATAACGCCCAAGACGAAGCGTTTTACTTTAGTGTTAACTTCCAACCGCGATAG